AGATAGTATTCATTTGTTACTTGATACCCCATGAAACGGAGTATCCTGGAAAGCGCGTCGCCTATCGCAGCTTGGCGGCCGTGGGCTATTGTCAGGGGTCCGGTGGGATTGGCGCTTACGAATTCAAGGTTGACGTGCTGGCCATGCCCCTCGTCGCTTCTTCCGAAGTCTTCCCTCTGCTGTTCGATATTGACAAGGAGTTTGTGGAAATAGTCTTCCGAAAAGCGGAGATTTATGAACCCTCCGGCAAGCGCCACTTCACCGATAAATTCTGATATGCCGTCTTTCCGGCTCTGCTGTTCGAACTCGCCAATTATCCCCTTGCCCAGCTGGGCAGGGTTCATGCCCGCCCGGGAAGCCAGGCGCATGGCTACATTGGAAGTGAGATCACCATGCTTAATATCACGTGTAAGCTGGAGGGCAACATCCGTTTCTTCCGGGAAATCTTTATCTGGTAGGTTTTTCTGGAAATAATTCCGGCATGCCTTAAAAAGAGCTTCGGCTATTCTTCTGGAGAGGTCTTTACCAAGCATTTGTTGTTAAACCGTTCTATTGGAGCATCGGACCACAGTCTTTCAAGTCCGTAAAAATCCCTTATCTGTTCATGGAAAATATGGACCACCACATCACTAAAATCAAGCAAGACCCAGTACTGGTTCTGCTTGCCTTCAACGCGCGTGGCGGAGATCTTCTTCTTGGACAGTTCCCTCTGGAGGGTATTAGCAATGGTGTTGATCCGCCTGGAAGACCCCGCGCTGACAAGGACAAACCAATCACACATCATGGACACACGCCTCATGTCCATGATCACGATGTTCTCCCCTTTTTTCTCAGCTGCTATGCGCGCAATTAACCTGGCTTTAGACAAAGGTGTTAGTTTCTTCACTTAACGAATGAATATACTCTGAAAGCCGCCTGTCGGGGCGATCTGGAAAGCATTCAAAATTTATTTTCCCAATATCCTGTACATGCCGGTACCGCAATCGGGGCATTTGCCCTTTACGGCTTTCCTACCGTTCTTCATGGTTACCTCTTTGGCGTCCTTCATTTCCTTCTTGGCCTTACATTTTACACAATAACCTTCTGCCATGGAAAACCTCCTTGAACGATTTTAATAATGAACGAGCATGATAGGTAAAGTGTATCATACTCATACCCAAAGTTCAAGATAAGAACAAAATACACTATAAACTCAGAAAGCTCCTACCGGTAAAGCCCCTTGTTGCGGATATACCTGACGACCTGCCTTGGGGTAAGATAATCGATGGGGCTCCTCTGCCCGATCCTCTGCCGTATGTCGCTGGACGATATCTCGATCGAGGGGATTATTATCCGCTTGATCTTTTTTTCGTAGGGGCTGTTATCTCCCCATCCGGGTCTTGAAGCTATGACGAAAGTGCTCTCCTCGAGCAAGGCTTCGATCTCCTTCCACATGGAGAGGCTCTCTGCCGAATCGGCGCCTGTCAGGAAAAAGATATCGCCATCGGGATATTTCTTCTTCATGTACCTTACCGTGTCTATCGAATAGGAGACGCCTTCCTTGTCAACTTCGTAGGTAGATATCTCGAATCGGTCGTCCTCCTCAAGGGCCATTCGCAGCATGTTCAGTCTGTCCGCGGCCGAGACATCTTTTTCCATCTGCTTGTGCGGGGGCATGAAAGCGGGAACGAATATCACCTTATCGAGCACAAGCTGCGACCAACATTCCTGGGCGAGTATCAGATGTCCGGTGTGTATGGGATTGAAAGTGCCTCCGAGCAATCCTATCTTCATTATCCCTCCCTATCAGGACCTTATCTGGCCGCTTCCTCTTACGATATATTTATACGTACAAAGTTCTTCGAGCCCCATCGGGCCTCGCGCGTGAAGCCGGTCGGTGGATATGCCGATCTCCGCACCCTTGCCGAACTCACCCCCGTCGGTGAACCTGGTTGAAGCATTGACATAAACCGCCGCCGAATCGACCTCTCTCAGGAATTTTTCCGCGACGCCCTTATCTTCGGTCACGATGGCATCGGAATGACCGGAGCCGAATCTTTTGATATGTTCCATGGCCTCTTCCGGGGAAGCTACCACCTTCACGTTAAGGATAAGATCCAGCCATTCGGTGGCATAATCCGCCTCTGTAGCCTCCTCGATCTCATCCGGCAGTATCTGCCTGGTCCTGGCGCACCCTTTGAACTTCACGTTCTCGCCCTTCATCTTACGCCAGATCGAGTCCAGGAACCCATCCGCTATGCCTTCGTGGACGAGCATGGTCTCCATCGCATTACAAACCCCCGGCCTCTGGACCTTCGCGTTCAAGCATATCCGCTCGGCCATCTCGAGATCCGCTTCCCGGTCTACATATATGTGGCATATCCCCTTGTAATGCTTTATCACAGGTATCCTGCTTTTTTCGACGACCTCATTGATAAGAGATTCGCCTCCACGGGGCATGATAAGATCTATCCCGCCAGTCGCTTTGAGCATGGCATCGACAAGATCCCGTGAAGTATCCTCAACGAGGATGAAAGCCCCCTCGTCGAGCCCCTCCTGCCTGGCAGCGGTCGCCATGGCCTCGTATATAGCCTTGTTTGTATTTATCGCGTCACTGCCGCCCCTGAGTATAACGGAATTGCCCGATTTAAGGCACAGTGCTATACAGTCGGAAGTAACGTTAGGTCTGGACTCGTAGATTATGCCTATTACGCCGATCGGAACGCGTACTTTCTCGATGATGAGACCATTGGGTCGCTTTACCTGCTCAAGAACGGTGCCTACCGGGTCAGTAAGTCCGGCCACGTCCTCTAACATCCGGGACATACCCTCCAGCCGCTTATCGGTAAGTTCAAGCCGGTCAATGAACGCCTTGCTTTTTCCTTTTTGTTCAGCGCCGGCAAGGTCGGCCTCATTGGCTTTTTTTATCCTGTCCCTGGCGGAGTGTATGCTTTCTGCCATCGAAACAAGCACGCGGTTCTTGGATCCGGCGGGCATTACGCCCAGCACCGCGGATGCTTTGCGCGCCTTTTCGGTTATACTCTTCATGGTCTTCGTGTGATCCATTTTTCCCTTCCTCGTTTTCAACCCCTCAATGGAAGAAAGAGGCTGGCCATGGTGCCTCTGCCTGTAATGCTGCTGTACTTCAGGTCCCCGTCATGCGCTTTAACTATACCGTAACAGACAGACAGCCCCACCCCTTTGCCGCCTCCTTTGCTGGTGAAGAACGGGTCGAACAGCTTTTCAATGTCCTCCTCGGGTATTCCCTCGCCCGTGTCCGCTACGTCTATCCTCACGTATCCGTTCTCTTTTCTCGTATCAACCTTTATGATGCCACCTGCGGGCATGGCATCAACCGAATTCTTCAGAAGATGGACCACCACGTCACAGATCTCGTATTTATCCATCATAAGTTCCGGCAACTTTTTCGAGTATCTCTCCAGTATCTTTATGTCCTCCCGGTGGAATTCGTTACGAAAGACCTTTACTGCGGTCTCAACCGTTTCGTTCACGTCTGTCTTCTTCACGGTGTTCTTCCTGGGAGCCGAGAACATGAGCAGTTTATGTGTAACCTCTTTTGCTTTATTGCACTCATCGATAATGATCCTGAGATTCTGCTCCGTCGCTCTATCGTGCCCCCCTTCCAGCAGAGAAAGCCTGGCCCGTCCCAGGATAGCCTGAAGAGGATTGTTCACTTCATGCGCCACCTCGGCTATCAGCCTTCCCAACGAACTCATCTTAGCCGACCTGTAGACCTCCCGCCGGTCAACCAGGTTCTCCTGGTAGGCTTTCCGCAGTTCTACGAGTCCAAGAAGGGATATCAAAAGAGCCAGAGCCAGTATAAGACCGATATTGCCGATAAGCACGTTCACGGACCCCAGCTCACCGGTGATCAGATAGAACAGGGCCAGCAGCGGGATAACGCTCATGAGGGCGAACGCTATACTGAACTTCTGGTAAATATTAACGGCTGCCTTCTTGGATATCGCGGCATTATTGCCATTAAAACCTTTTTCGTATATGCCCCGCATTTAATGCCTCTTTCACCGGAACATGACCGGATAAGCATCAGGACTCCTCGAATATGACCAGGTTATCGCGATGAATAACCTCATCATAGTCCTTGTATCCCAGCTCCTCTTCGATGCTTTGGGATTTTTTCCCCATGATCTTTTTCATTTCCTCGGAAGTGTAATTCGAAAGTCCGCGCGCTATGACCCTGTCGGTCTTTCCCACTACTTCTACAACATCTCCGTCAGCGAAATTGCCCTTGACGGCGACCACCCCGCTGGGTAGAAGGCTTTTGTTCCTCTCTATGAGGGCTTTCTCCGCGCCCTCGTCAACCATGACTTTACCCCGCGGTTTCCTGCCGAACGCAATCCATCTCTTCCGCGCCCTGAGGGGTTTTTCGTGCGCATCGAACCTGGTGCCGACATCCTCGCCATCAGCCACCCTCAAGAGCACGTCCTTCTCACGACCTCTTGCGATAACCCCTTCTATCCCGGCCTGGGCCGCATTCCTGACCGAATCAAGTTTCGATATCATCCCTCCGGCACTTTCCTCACATCCCTTGCCCCTGCAAAGAGCCTTTATTTTGCCGGTAACCAGATCAACGTGCCTGATGAGCTTCCCTTTCTGGTCATAAAGACCTTCCACATCCGTAAGGATCACCAGCATATCAGAAGAAGCAAGGTCCGCCACCAGGCTCGATATGCGATCGTTATCCCCGAACTTGATCTCATCGGTCGATATGGAATCATTCTCGTTGATTATGGGTATCGCGCGGTATTTAAGCAGAGTGTTCAGCGTATACCTTATGTTAAGGAACCTCTTACGGTCATTGAAGTCTTCGCGCGTGAGAAGTATCTGTCCGGCGACATATCCCTTTTTACCGAGGTGCTCATTATAAATGTCCATAAGGTGGTTCTGTCCCACACTCGCGATGGCCTGCAGTTCGGAAAGAGACCTTCCCTTTTTTTTAAGGTCCAAAAGCCCCAACCCGGCGCCTATCGCGCCTGATGAGACCAGCACGACCTCGATTCCCTTATCCATAAGAGAGGCCATCTGCCGGGAAAGGTTCTTTATAACATCCCTGTCAATTCTGTTGTTCTTGTCGGTCAGGACCCTGGTCCCTATCTTTACCGTTATCCTCTTCGCCTTCTTCTTTGACATCTTTCACCTTTTTGTAAATGGCTGCTATGAGCTCCTTTATTCCCTGGCCGCTTAGCGCCGAGACCGGCCACACTTTTGATTTCACGCATTCGGTGAACTTTTCAAGATTCTCCCCGGCCCCCGGCATATCCATTTTGTTTGCAGCGATCAAGCGGGGTTTACCGTAAACTTCTTGCCCGTAGAGCTTGAGTTCCTTTTCCAGATTAAAAAAGTTATCCGCAGGATCCGACCCGTCCAGCGGGGCCATGTCAATGACGTGCACGAGGACGCAGGTCCTCTCAATATGCCTGAGGAACCTGTCGCCCAGCCCCCTTCCCTGATGCGCGCCCTCGATCAATCCGGGCATATCGGCGACAACAAAAGAATCCTCGTCCATACTCACCATTCCAAGTTTAGGGCTTTTCGTGGTGAACGGGTAAGGTGCTATCTTCGTGTGTGCTTTTGAAATGCGTGAGACGATCGTGGATTTACCGGCATTGGGCAGGCCGATAATGCCGGCATCAGCGATAAGTTTAAGCTCCAGAAAAAGCGTTCGGGACTCTCCCTCTTCACCCCGGGTAGGTTCTGCGAGTTTGGCGCTTCCTTTGCCCCCCTCGCCGCCTCTGGCGACCACAACCTTTTCATCGGGGGCCGAGAGGTCCCTGATGACCAGGTCGGTTTCGGCGTCCCTGATAATGGTGCCTACTGGTACTTTCACGAGCCGGTCATCCCCTCTTTTGCCGTGTTTCCGGTTGGATCCGCCATTCCTGCCGTTATCGGCACGGTAATGCTGGTTGTATTTGAAATCGAGAAGGGTGTTAAGGTTTGTGTCGCTCTTGAAGATCACGTCTCCGCCGGAGCCGCCGTCACCACCGTCGGGTATACCCTTACGGTGGAAAATATCCTTGTAAAGACTGTTGCAGCCGTCACCGCCCTTACCGGCGGTAACATAGATCTTTGCTTGATCTATGAGCATCTTTAACTGGGGACTACATTAACGATCCGGGAACCGGAGAACTTGATCTTCCCAGCGCATTTGGCAAAAAGAGTATCATCTTTGCCCTTGGCAACGTTCACGCCAGGTTTATAGCGGGTGCCCCTCTGCCTGATAATTATACCTCCGGCCTTTACGACCTGACCGCCAAACCTTTTAACACCAAGTCTCTGCGCGTTTGAATCGCGCCCGTTTCTTGAAGATCCCTGTCCTTTTTTATGTGCCATGATATTCTCCCTGAATTATGATCGAGCCAGGTTTCAGTCCTCAAAGTGTATGTCTTTGACCTTGAGCTCGGTAATGTCCTGGCGGTGCCCCTTTTTCGACTGGGAACTTTTCCGGTCCCTGTACTTGAAAACCTTTATCTTCCTGCCCCTTTTATCGCCCAGAATCTCACATTCAACATGGGCTCCTTTGACATAAGGACTTCCTATCTTGTAGGAATTCCCCTTCTTACCGAAAAGTACCTTATCAACTTTCAGTGTTTTCGATTTACGGGGCTCAATGCGATTTACCGTGAAAACCGTATCCTTTTCAACTTTTATCTGTGAACCTTTAAGTTCTATGACAGCGTACATCCTGTATCTCCTCAGTTTCGAACTTGCATAAGTTCTTTATTAATAAAATGTTATATGGGGAAAGATAATAAAACCCCCATATAATTAGAATAATACTATCAAATGGGGATATTATTGTCAAGGGGAAACTGGATCACTGGTTAAAGCTGACAACCTCGAAAACCGCTTCTCCGTCCTCACCCAACATATCGCTCGGGGAGACATAAGCATAGGTATAATCGATAAGTGTGATGAAATTCCACATCACGATATCTCTTCTTGCCATCATTATCCCGTTTATATCAATATCAGCAAGCAACTCGAGCGAGATAATATCCTGAGAGGCGTATACAAGAGCTTCTTCGGTGTAAAGACGCCCGAATATACCCACGTTACCGTTTCTGGCCATCAAAACATTCCTTGTCCCGGACTTATTTACCGTCAAAGTACCTATGATCCTTATCCTGTCCGCCACAAGCCCCCCGTTAAGGGTACAGTTGCCTCGGAAATCCACATTCCCGTCAACGAACACGACACCGTTGCCGGGGGAAAGGCTCACCCCGTCGAATTCCTGGTCGGTGTCGTAATAGTCCCCCGAATCTTCAGCGAGCTGCTGGTATTTCGTGAAATCAAAAGTCGGGAACGTTACCCTGTCTTCGTCCTCGTAAACGGTGGCGGTATCGTTGGAATCGCCGTTAATAACAACATGGTTATCCCAGATATCCCATGATCCCTGATCGTAACGAGTTCCTTCTTTGACAGTATCGGTAGCTGAAACCCTTCCGGTTATGTACAAATAAGCGATAAGTGGACCGGACTTAAGATAAACGTTGTTATTGGCGTGTATGTCCCCCACGATGCGGGCGCCGGCAACAAGGGAATTTATGCGTATATCGTTACCCGACGCTGAAAAGAAGTTCAAAGCGGTAGGCGTATTATCCTTTATCTCAGCTGATACCGTATCGGAGACGCCCGAGACGGTGCCCACCGATGTCACAAGATGCCTGCCGCCAGACTGGGTATATGTAACGCTGTAGGAACCGGTATCCATGGAACCGGTGAAATTACTCCTTGCGGTAAAACCGTTCGCCTTTATATCGGCAAGAGCGTGATTAATGCCGGCTTCGGCTATGTGCCGGGCCTGCTCCACGTCCTTGATCCTCCGGATAAGTCTTACGTCCCGCTGTAGAACGGTGGACAGGGATATGGTATTAAGGGCTATGAGCGCTATAAATATAAGAACTATCGGCAGCACACTGCCAGTATTGCTCCTGAGGAGCCCTTTCATTATGTTCCTGGTGCCATTTATATACATCTTTAGCCTCCCGGGATCATTTGCCCGTATTCCTTGGCTGTACTTCTATATAATTCTCAGCGGATATGGTCCTGCCCTGCACCTCGTCCTCCGTCGCCACATGCACGCTCAATATCTTGACGAGCTCTTCCCCGTCAACTATTATCTTCGCCTGGCCGTAATTATTCTTCCTGGCTATGTACCCGGTTACATTACAGATGCGCTCTCTTCCCGGCCAGTCTATTTCAACATCGTCGATCCATACCGAATAGACGCCCGTAACATACGGGGTACCGCTTACTGCCGGAAAATCCGTCACCGCATAGTTGTCCACCTGATCATCAACATACTCCTCATAGGTCTTCTCCGTTGAAGAGACTTCCCAGTAGGGATCACTGGCAAGCTCGGCAAGGAACTGCACGTATCTGCCAGTTCCGATCGATAATCCTCCGGGATTGGAAGTGGAACCGGTCACGCTTTCCCAGTCGGTGGCGCCTGCCATGTATTCGTCCGAATCCGAACGCGCTTTCAGTGTTATTTCCGTACCCGTTGGGCTGTCCTCGGACCATTTTACCTGATTATAGATCGGCGTGCTCAGGGAAGTATCGAAAATATGCGATTCTACGCTGCCGGATGAGTCCCACGTATCGATATTCGTGGTAATATAAATGTTCTTGTCTGTGGAGGGGGACTCTCCGCTCCAGTCAGGCACTCCGGCCATGGTGGAATAAGATGAGCCAGGCAGATAATAGGTGCGCGTGACACCGGATGTCCCTTCCCAGTACTTGGTCGTCGTTGAGCCGGCGTCCTGTATATTCATCGAGATAAAATAATCGCTGTCGGTCCTCAACGGATAGGCCGTCCACACGCTCCACACTTCAGAATCCGCCGGGATACTCACATCAGGAACGGGTGAACCGGTATCGTCTTTAAAAAAGAGCTGCTGGTGACGGTGGAACTCTTCAACATCGAGTCCCGAGGTATTCCGGTTGGCCTGCCCGTCCGATCCGAAACTTCCGTCCCTTTTAGTTATATAAGCGCTGTGTATGTTGAGGGCATCACTTGACCCTGACTTGAATTTGACCCGGATCAGGTCCGCTTTTTCATCG
The nucleotide sequence above comes from Candidatus Omnitrophota bacterium. Encoded proteins:
- the rsfS gene encoding ribosome silencing factor, with translation MKKLTPLSKARLIARIAAEKKGENIVIMDMRRVSMMCDWFVLVSAGSSRRINTIANTLQRELSKKKISATRVEGKQNQYWVLLDFSDVVVHIFHEQIRDFYGLERLWSDAPIERFNNKCLVKTSPEE
- a CDS encoding glutamate-5-semialdehyde dehydrogenase, with protein sequence MDHTKTMKSITEKARKASAVLGVMPAGSKNRVLVSMAESIHSARDRIKKANEADLAGAEQKGKSKAFIDRLELTDKRLEGMSRMLEDVAGLTDPVGTVLEQVKRPNGLIIEKVRVPIGVIGIIYESRPNVTSDCIALCLKSGNSVILRGGSDAINTNKAIYEAMATAARQEGLDEGAFILVEDTSRDLVDAMLKATGGIDLIMPRGGESLINEVVEKSRIPVIKHYKGICHIYVDREADLEMAERICLNAKVQRPGVCNAMETMLVHEGIADGFLDSIWRKMKGENVKFKGCARTRQILPDEIEEATEADYATEWLDLILNVKVVASPEEAMEHIKRFGSGHSDAIVTEDKGVAEKFLREVDSAAVYVNASTRFTDGGEFGKGAEIGISTDRLHARGPMGLEELCTYKYIVRGSGQIRS
- a CDS encoding nicotinate-nucleotide adenylyltransferase; its protein translation is MKIGLLGGTFNPIHTGHLILAQECWSQLVLDKVIFVPAFMPPHKQMEKDVSAADRLNMLRMALEEDDRFEISTYEVDKEGVSYSIDTVRYMKKKYPDGDIFFLTGADSAESLSMWKEIEALLEESTFVIASRPGWGDNSPYEKKIKRIIIPSIEISSSDIRQRIGQRSPIDYLTPRQVVRYIRNKGLYR
- the rplU gene encoding 50S ribosomal protein L21 — translated: MYAVIELKGSQIKVEKDTVFTVNRIEPRKSKTLKVDKVLFGKKGNSYKIGSPYVKGAHVECEILGDKRGRKIKVFKYRDRKSSQSKKGHRQDITELKVKDIHFED
- the rpmA gene encoding 50S ribosomal protein L27, producing MAHKKGQGSSRNGRDSNAQRLGVKRFGGQVVKAGGIIIRQRGTRYKPGVNVAKGKDDTLFAKCAGKIKFSGSRIVNVVPS
- the proB gene encoding glutamate 5-kinase; its protein translation is MSKKKAKRITVKIGTRVLTDKNNRIDRDVIKNLSRQMASLMDKGIEVVLVSSGAIGAGLGLLDLKKKGRSLSELQAIASVGQNHLMDIYNEHLGKKGYVAGQILLTREDFNDRKRFLNIRYTLNTLLKYRAIPIINENDSISTDEIKFGDNDRISSLVADLASSDMLVILTDVEGLYDQKGKLIRHVDLVTGKIKALCRGKGCEESAGGMISKLDSVRNAAQAGIEGVIARGREKDVLLRVADGEDVGTRFDAHEKPLRARKRWIAFGRKPRGKVMVDEGAEKALIERNKSLLPSGVVAVKGNFADGDVVEVVGKTDRVIARGLSNYTSEEMKKIMGKKSQSIEEELGYKDYDEVIHRDNLVIFEES
- the obgE gene encoding GTPase ObgE, yielding MLIDQAKIYVTAGKGGDGCNSLYKDIFHRKGIPDGGDGGSGGDVIFKSDTNLNTLLDFKYNQHYRADNGRNGGSNRKHGKRGDDRLVKVPVGTIIRDAETDLVIRDLSAPDEKVVVARGGEGGKGSAKLAEPTRGEEGESRTLFLELKLIADAGIIGLPNAGKSTIVSRISKAHTKIAPYPFTTKSPKLGMVSMDEDSFVVADMPGLIEGAHQGRGLGDRFLRHIERTCVLVHVIDMAPLDGSDPADNFFNLEKELKLYGQEVYGKPRLIAANKMDMPGAGENLEKFTECVKSKVWPVSALSGQGIKELIAAIYKKVKDVKEEGEEDNGKDRDQGPDRQEQQN